One Desulfatiglans anilini DSM 4660 DNA segment encodes these proteins:
- a CDS encoding lipopolysaccharide assembly protein LapA domain-containing protein, which yields MKHLRALIIILVLLLVVIVAVQNHPALSTQVQFKLDLKFWSGQTSPLSLYVVAVISFLIGILIAGLYGAVERFRLRREIKTLVRQGKQKDEELNTLRNLPVTSEVVPNQEGGELP from the coding sequence ATGAAACATCTGAGGGCCTTGATCATCATTCTCGTTCTGTTGCTGGTTGTCATCGTGGCGGTGCAGAATCACCCGGCACTCTCGACGCAGGTGCAGTTCAAACTGGATCTCAAATTCTGGAGCGGGCAGACTTCCCCTCTCTCCCTTTACGTCGTAGCGGTCATCAGCTTTTTGATCGGGATTCTGATCGCCGGGCTCTACGGTGCGGTCGAACGTTTTCGGCTTCGCAGAGAGATCAAGACACTGGTTCGTCAGGGAAAGCAAAAGGACGAAGAGTTGAACACCCTTCGGAACCTCCCGGTAACCAGCGAGGTGGTGCCTAACCAGGAGGGCGGGGAACTCCCCTGA
- a CDS encoding HIT family protein produces the protein MDVLWAPWRMTYILGNDKYEGCIFCPGEDRSMDAERLMLYVDQTVLVLMNKYPYVNGHLLVAPVRHVPNLDGLEPGEMLAVMEMVRATMGILKSMMHPDGFNVGLNLGRVAGAGVEEHMHFHIVPRWNGDTNYMTVIGEVRVIPEHLQATYEKLLPYFNRLKTPAGGEV, from the coding sequence ATGGATGTGTTGTGGGCGCCATGGCGGATGACGTATATCCTGGGGAACGACAAGTACGAGGGATGCATATTCTGCCCGGGTGAGGACCGTTCGATGGATGCGGAGCGGCTGATGCTCTACGTCGATCAGACGGTCCTCGTTTTGATGAACAAGTACCCCTATGTAAACGGCCATTTGCTGGTGGCGCCGGTACGGCACGTGCCGAATCTGGATGGGCTCGAACCGGGTGAAATGCTGGCGGTCATGGAGATGGTGCGCGCGACGATGGGGATTCTCAAATCGATGATGCACCCCGACGGATTCAATGTCGGGCTCAACCTGGGTCGCGTGGCAGGCGCTGGTGTCGAAGAGCACATGCACTTCCATATCGTGCCGAGATGGAACGGAGACACCAACTATATGACCGTGATTGGAGAAGTGAGGGTAATACCGGAGCACCTGCAGGCCACTTATGAAAAGCTGCTGCCGTATTTCAACCGCTTGAAAACCCCCGCAGGAGGTGAGGTATGA
- a CDS encoding tetratricopeptide repeat protein: MGFWRSRKDRRLKKEKEDPAFFKGIQYILSNDQDHAIEEFTKSVKVNSDTIETYVALGNLYRSKGDIDRAIRIRQSIMLRPNVDEPIRLRALYDLGLDYRKGGFLNRALKTFLEVAHKDPGNLENLQEIERIYEELRDWEKAYNIRQRIAKWMREDQGHILAHHLVEAGKVYQEQGDYHRAKSAYNKALSAHKACVDAYLHLGDLYFGREEYKKAFAIWKKIFDVAPEFLFLCYNRLERACSRMENLKPIGDFLKECVDKRPDAFGHMALARYFHAEKDGAAALAETEKALDLNPSLWEARRFKGRLLLDEGRSEEALAEYERLLDLLTLPFLSFQCERCGFEPKELLWQCPQCRYWDSIRPVDNRRKQTVAIQSGAPDPVAVNGDPHP; the protein is encoded by the coding sequence ATGGGATTCTGGCGATCGAGAAAGGACAGGCGGCTTAAGAAGGAGAAGGAAGACCCGGCCTTCTTCAAAGGGATCCAGTACATCCTGTCCAATGACCAGGATCATGCCATCGAGGAGTTCACGAAATCCGTCAAAGTCAACTCCGACACCATCGAGACTTATGTCGCGCTGGGGAATCTCTACCGTTCGAAGGGCGACATCGACCGCGCCATACGCATCCGCCAGAGCATCATGCTGAGGCCCAACGTCGATGAACCGATCAGACTGCGCGCCCTCTATGATCTCGGGTTGGATTACCGGAAGGGCGGCTTTTTGAACAGGGCGCTCAAGACCTTCCTGGAGGTTGCGCACAAAGACCCCGGCAATCTCGAGAATCTCCAGGAGATCGAGAGGATCTACGAAGAGCTGCGCGACTGGGAAAAGGCCTACAACATCCGCCAGAGGATCGCTAAGTGGATGCGCGAAGACCAGGGCCACATCCTCGCGCATCACCTCGTCGAAGCGGGCAAGGTCTATCAGGAGCAGGGGGATTACCACCGCGCCAAGAGCGCCTACAACAAGGCCCTGAGCGCTCACAAGGCCTGCGTCGACGCCTACCTTCACCTGGGTGACCTGTATTTCGGCCGCGAGGAGTACAAAAAGGCGTTTGCGATATGGAAAAAGATCTTCGACGTGGCGCCTGAATTCTTGTTCCTGTGCTACAACCGGCTCGAGCGCGCCTGCTCCAGGATGGAAAACCTGAAACCCATCGGGGATTTTTTGAAGGAATGCGTCGATAAAAGGCCGGATGCCTTCGGGCACATGGCCCTGGCGCGCTATTTTCACGCTGAAAAGGACGGCGCTGCCGCCCTCGCGGAAACCGAGAAGGCTTTGGATCTGAACCCGTCTCTCTGGGAGGCGCGGCGTTTCAAAGGACGGCTTCTTCTGGATGAAGGGCGGAGCGAAGAGGCGCTTGCCGAATACGAGAGGCTTCTGGATCTTCTGACCCTGCCTTTCCTCTCCTTCCAATGCGAGCGCTGCGGCTTCGAGCCGAAAGAACTGCTGTGGCAATGCCCGCAATGCAGGTACTGGGACAGCATCAGGCCCGTGGACAACCGGCGCAAACAGACGGTTGCCATCCAGAGCGGAGCGCCCGATCCGGTGGCCGTCAACGGTGATCCTCATCCATAG
- the recD2 gene encoding SF1B family DNA helicase RecD2, translated as MACELQGRIERVTYSNAENGYSVVQMKVRGERELVTVVGNLMAPTPGEILKMRGAWGNHPRYGRQFKVEHYSTHTPATLYGIERYLGSGLIKGIGPVMARRIVNVHGEKTLEVIDQDAGRLAAVPGIGPKRIEMIRRAWNDQKEIRQVMIFLQEHGVSSAYATRIWKAYGGRAVQVIEENPYRLATDITGIGFITADRIAEKLGFARNSTLRAHAGIVYVLQKASEEGHVYYPLGALMDKCREILGVEDEILDRALVGAVGEKQIVVDEGSEAAGSLQKADSKVYPAALHFCETAVSRRILEFTCGERSWRGVDPGKALEWVEAKLAGITLAEKQREAVQAALLNPLLIITGGPGTGKTTIVNAIVKIFTRKGARILLAAPTGRAAKRLAEATGMEAKTIHRLLSFAPGKGAFQKNAENPLDCDLLIVDEASMIDLVLMHHLLKAVPPSATLILVGDMFQLPPVGPGYPLQGMIQSGVVKVITLKEIFRQASQSLIVVNAHRIHDGKMPVRNLGRGVPEDFYFIEQEEPEEVLRLIIELVGKRIPERFGLDRREEIQVLTPMHKGIVGASNLNLNLQNALNPKGDTLVWGSRSLRVGDKVMQIRNDYDRDVYNGDLGFIERIDRENQEVWILYDGRRVTYDFGDLEEVVLAYAISVHKAQGSEYAAVILPVLTQHYMMLQRNLIYTGVTRARKLAILIGSRRALAMAVRNDRTQRRYSDLVNRLIRNRRGE; from the coding sequence ATGGCGTGTGAACTTCAGGGCAGGATCGAGCGGGTCACCTATTCGAACGCGGAGAACGGGTATTCGGTCGTGCAGATGAAGGTGCGCGGAGAACGGGAACTCGTGACCGTCGTAGGGAATTTGATGGCGCCGACCCCCGGGGAGATCCTCAAGATGAGGGGCGCTTGGGGCAATCACCCGCGTTATGGCCGCCAGTTCAAGGTCGAGCATTACAGCACCCACACCCCGGCGACGCTCTACGGCATCGAGCGGTACCTGGGCTCCGGACTGATCAAGGGCATCGGCCCGGTTATGGCCAGGCGGATCGTAAACGTCCATGGGGAGAAGACTCTGGAGGTGATCGATCAGGATGCCGGGCGTTTAGCCGCGGTTCCAGGGATCGGCCCGAAGCGGATCGAGATGATTCGGCGTGCCTGGAACGACCAGAAGGAAATCCGGCAGGTCATGATCTTCCTCCAGGAGCATGGGGTGAGCAGCGCCTATGCCACCCGGATCTGGAAGGCCTACGGCGGACGCGCCGTACAGGTGATCGAAGAGAACCCCTATCGGCTCGCGACGGACATAACGGGGATCGGGTTCATCACGGCCGACCGGATCGCCGAGAAGCTCGGGTTTGCCAGAAATTCCACGCTGCGGGCGCATGCGGGGATCGTGTATGTGCTGCAGAAGGCCTCAGAGGAAGGGCACGTTTATTATCCGCTGGGTGCGTTGATGGATAAGTGCCGCGAGATCCTGGGGGTCGAGGATGAGATTCTCGACCGGGCGCTGGTTGGAGCGGTAGGCGAAAAGCAGATTGTCGTCGACGAAGGCAGCGAGGCGGCGGGATCGCTCCAGAAGGCGGATAGCAAGGTTTATCCGGCGGCGCTTCATTTTTGCGAGACGGCGGTTTCGAGGCGAATCCTGGAATTCACCTGCGGGGAGAGGTCCTGGCGCGGGGTGGACCCGGGCAAGGCCCTCGAGTGGGTAGAAGCGAAACTCGCGGGCATCACGCTGGCCGAAAAGCAGCGGGAAGCGGTGCAGGCGGCCCTGCTGAACCCTTTGTTGATCATCACCGGCGGACCGGGGACCGGAAAGACCACCATCGTCAACGCCATCGTCAAGATCTTCACCCGTAAGGGCGCGCGGATCCTTCTGGCGGCCCCGACGGGCAGGGCGGCGAAGCGTCTTGCCGAGGCAACGGGCATGGAGGCGAAAACCATTCACCGCCTGCTCTCGTTTGCGCCGGGGAAGGGAGCGTTTCAGAAGAACGCGGAAAACCCGCTGGACTGCGATCTGCTGATTGTGGACGAGGCCTCCATGATCGACCTGGTCCTGATGCATCATCTTCTGAAGGCGGTTCCGCCTTCAGCCACCCTCATCCTGGTGGGGGATATGTTCCAGTTGCCGCCCGTGGGTCCCGGGTATCCCCTTCAGGGAATGATCCAGTCCGGGGTGGTCAAGGTCATCACGCTGAAGGAGATCTTCCGCCAGGCCAGTCAAAGCCTCATCGTGGTCAATGCCCACCGGATCCACGATGGTAAGATGCCCGTGAGAAACCTGGGAAGGGGAGTGCCCGAGGATTTCTATTTCATCGAACAGGAGGAACCCGAGGAGGTCCTGCGCCTGATCATCGAACTGGTCGGCAAAAGAATCCCGGAGCGTTTCGGATTGGACCGGCGGGAGGAGATTCAGGTGCTCACCCCTATGCACAAAGGGATTGTCGGGGCATCCAATCTGAACCTGAATCTGCAGAACGCCCTCAACCCGAAAGGCGACACCCTGGTTTGGGGCAGCCGCTCCCTGAGGGTGGGGGACAAAGTCATGCAGATCCGGAACGACTACGACCGGGATGTTTACAACGGCGACCTCGGGTTCATCGAACGGATCGACCGCGAGAACCAGGAGGTCTGGATCCTTTACGACGGACGGAGGGTCACGTACGATTTCGGAGACCTCGAAGAGGTCGTGCTGGCCTACGCCATTTCCGTTCACAAGGCGCAGGGCTCCGAGTACGCGGCCGTCATCCTGCCGGTGCTGACCCAGCACTACATGATGCTTCAGCGCAATCTCATCTATACGGGGGTGACGCGCGCCCGCAAACTGGCGATCCTGATCGGCAGCCGGAGGGCGCTTGCCATGGCGGTCCGGAATGACCGCACCCAAAGGCGTTACAGCGACCTTGTCAACCGGTTGATCCGGAACAGGCGGGGGGAGTAG
- the mutS gene encoding DNA mismatch repair protein MutS, which produces MSHMTPMLQQYTGIKGQYPDAILFFRMGDFYEMFFDDALKASRALGITLTNRGTYQGEKVPMCGVPHHAARGYIAKLVQNGFKVAVCDQMEDPRLAKGIVKREVVRLVTPGSILEQEELDRSANLFMAALSAEGDVYGLAYTDLSTGEFRVTESASPRQVMDEIARIAPAEVVMPEGTPEPDLLFSSRYRVEALTTDSFDPSRAADLLKAQFEASSLDGFGCEGLSAGITAAGALVHYLREIHKGHPEHIKELVRYHLGDYMFLDEATIGHLELLKTMRRQSEKGSLFQILDRTVTPMGSRLLRRWIAYPLIRPEPIRERLSAVAFFREGPFERAGAREQLERMYDVERLNGRVAMGRANARDLLSLRQSLDLLPGLKARLEGAVCEKVARMAEGLDPLEDVAALIGEAIHDEPPAGLKEGGLIREGYHAELDRLISLARDGKGWIARFASREQERTGIASLKVGFNRVFGYYIEVSKANLHLVPDDYIRKQTLANGERYVTPELKEMEEQVLGAEERRIALEFELFEEVRARVACHHQRIKTAALLIAELDALAGLAETAEKYHYCCPVIDEGTSIEITEGRHPVIEQTVRDEDFVPNDIHMDDESRQLLIITGPNMAGKSTILRQTALTVLMAQMGSFVPAEKAVIGLVDRIFTRVGASDDLARGQSTFMVEMTETANILRHATPRSLVVLDEIGRGTSTYDGLSIAWAVAEALHDRAGQGVRTLFATHYHELTDLCAAKPRASNLTIAVREWNDRIIFLRKLAPGGASRSYGIQVARIAGLPESVLERAKEILENLEGRELDEIGRPRIARSRNRRRDEKAAQLHLFAQGDAKLNDWIRKLDLSAMTPLEAMLELNKLQEYINQL; this is translated from the coding sequence ATGTCTCACATGACGCCGATGCTCCAGCAATACACAGGCATCAAGGGCCAATACCCGGATGCCATTTTGTTTTTCCGGATGGGCGATTTTTACGAGATGTTTTTCGACGACGCCTTGAAGGCCTCCCGCGCCCTCGGCATCACCTTGACCAACCGGGGCACATACCAGGGAGAGAAGGTGCCGATGTGCGGCGTTCCGCACCATGCGGCGCGGGGATATATCGCAAAACTGGTCCAAAACGGTTTCAAAGTGGCGGTTTGCGATCAGATGGAGGACCCGCGGCTCGCAAAAGGCATCGTGAAGCGGGAGGTCGTGCGCCTCGTCACACCGGGCTCCATCCTGGAACAGGAGGAACTGGACCGATCCGCCAATCTTTTCATGGCGGCCTTGAGCGCCGAGGGGGACGTCTACGGGCTGGCCTACACGGACCTGTCGACGGGCGAATTCAGGGTTACCGAATCCGCCTCCCCGAGGCAGGTCATGGACGAAATCGCCCGGATCGCCCCGGCCGAGGTGGTGATGCCGGAAGGCACGCCTGAACCGGATCTGCTGTTCAGCTCCCGCTATCGGGTCGAAGCGCTGACGACCGACAGCTTTGACCCGTCCAGGGCTGCAGATCTCCTGAAGGCTCAATTCGAGGCCTCGTCCCTGGACGGGTTCGGCTGCGAGGGTCTGAGCGCCGGGATTACGGCCGCCGGAGCCTTGGTTCATTATCTGAGGGAGATCCACAAAGGGCATCCGGAGCACATCAAGGAGCTTGTCCGATATCATCTGGGGGATTACATGTTCCTGGATGAGGCGACGATCGGCCACCTCGAACTGCTCAAGACCATGCGGAGGCAATCGGAGAAAGGCTCACTCTTCCAGATTCTGGACCGTACCGTGACGCCCATGGGCTCGAGACTTCTCAGACGCTGGATCGCGTATCCGCTCATTCGGCCCGAGCCGATCCGCGAGCGTTTGTCGGCCGTAGCGTTTTTCCGTGAGGGACCCTTCGAGCGAGCCGGCGCAAGGGAGCAGTTGGAGCGGATGTACGATGTGGAGCGCCTGAACGGGCGCGTGGCGATGGGACGGGCCAATGCCCGCGATCTCTTGAGTCTCAGACAGTCGCTCGACCTGCTCCCGGGGCTCAAAGCGCGTCTGGAAGGCGCGGTTTGCGAGAAGGTGGCGCGGATGGCCGAGGGGCTCGACCCCCTCGAGGATGTCGCCGCGCTCATCGGGGAGGCCATCCACGACGAGCCTCCCGCCGGGCTCAAGGAGGGCGGACTGATCCGCGAGGGGTACCACGCGGAACTCGACCGGCTGATCTCCCTGGCGCGCGACGGCAAAGGCTGGATCGCACGTTTTGCATCGCGCGAACAGGAGCGCACCGGCATCGCGAGCCTCAAGGTGGGGTTTAACCGGGTTTTCGGTTACTACATCGAGGTCTCGAAGGCCAACCTTCACCTGGTTCCGGACGACTACATCCGCAAGCAGACGCTCGCCAACGGGGAGCGGTATGTGACGCCTGAACTGAAGGAGATGGAAGAGCAGGTGCTCGGCGCGGAGGAGCGCCGGATCGCCCTCGAGTTCGAACTTTTCGAGGAGGTGCGCGCGCGGGTTGCCTGCCACCATCAACGGATCAAGACCGCGGCCTTGCTGATCGCCGAACTGGACGCCCTTGCCGGTTTGGCCGAGACCGCCGAAAAATATCACTACTGCTGCCCGGTCATTGACGAGGGGACATCGATCGAGATTACGGAAGGCCGCCACCCCGTGATCGAGCAGACCGTCCGGGACGAGGACTTCGTCCCGAACGACATCCATATGGACGATGAATCCCGGCAGCTTCTGATCATCACCGGCCCGAATATGGCGGGGAAGTCGACCATCCTCCGTCAAACGGCGCTTACGGTGCTCATGGCGCAGATGGGCAGCTTCGTGCCCGCCGAAAAGGCGGTCATCGGTCTTGTCGACCGCATCTTTACGCGGGTCGGGGCATCAGACGATCTGGCGAGGGGGCAGAGCACCTTCATGGTGGAGATGACCGAGACGGCCAATATCCTCCGGCATGCCACCCCACGGAGCCTGGTGGTCCTGGACGAGATCGGCCGGGGCACCAGTACCTACGACGGGTTGAGCATCGCCTGGGCGGTTGCCGAGGCGCTTCACGACAGGGCCGGGCAGGGGGTCAGAACGCTGTTTGCAACCCATTATCACGAGCTGACCGATCTCTGTGCTGCGAAGCCCCGCGCAAGCAACTTGACGATCGCGGTGAGGGAGTGGAACGACCGGATCATCTTTTTGCGCAAACTGGCCCCCGGCGGGGCCAGCCGCAGCTACGGCATTCAGGTGGCGCGCATCGCGGGTCTGCCTGAAAGCGTTCTTGAAAGAGCGAAGGAAATCCTGGAAAATCTGGAGGGCAGGGAACTCGACGAGATCGGGAGACCTCGAATCGCCCGCTCCAGAAACCGGCGACGGGATGAAAAGGCCGCTCAGCTGCATCTGTTCGCGCAAGGCGATGCGAAGTTGAACGATTGGATACGCAAGCTGGATCTCTCTGCCATGACCCCTCTCGAGGCTATGCTGGAACTAAACA
- a CDS encoding FmdB family zinc ribbon protein — protein sequence MPIYEFYCPKCHMIFNFFSRSVNTEKRPACPRCRTPNLDRRMSVFAFSRNRPEEEDTPMPDLDESKMEQAMEMLAREVDHVDEEDPRQAAALMRKLSDLTGLNLGPGMEEAIRRMEAGEDPDQIEAEMGDLLEQEDPFSFKEKAARIARSLPPRVDETLYDL from the coding sequence GTGCCGATCTACGAGTTTTACTGTCCCAAATGCCACATGATCTTCAACTTCTTCTCGCGAAGCGTCAACACGGAGAAGCGCCCCGCCTGCCCAAGGTGCCGGACCCCGAACCTGGACCGGCGGATGTCCGTCTTCGCCTTTTCCCGCAATCGGCCGGAGGAAGAGGACACCCCCATGCCCGACCTCGATGAGAGCAAAATGGAACAGGCCATGGAGATGCTCGCCCGCGAAGTCGACCATGTGGATGAGGAGGATCCGCGCCAGGCTGCGGCTTTGATGCGAAAGCTGAGCGACTTGACCGGCCTCAACCTCGGACCGGGGATGGAGGAGGCCATCCGGCGCATGGAAGCGGGCGAAGACCCCGACCAGATCGAAGCGGAGATGGGTGATCTTCTGGAGCAGGAAGACCCTTTTTCCTTCAAGGAAAAGGCCGCCCGGATCGCCCGCTCGCTTCCCCCCCGCGTGGACGAGACCCTTTACGATCTCTGA
- a CDS encoding UPF0280 family protein, giving the protein MSPSEPRDYRLKARAKGLTSFGVAVRQTDLWVQAESPLPEETRSLVLEARRQIESHISEHPEFLDALLPQKEDMFAPPLVKVMLRAGRAAGVGPMAAVAGAVAQYVGEGLLEFSPQVIVENGGDIFLATQRDATVAIYAGKSPLSGRVGIRVPSERMPLGVCTSSGSVGHSLSLGESDAVCIVCRSAALADAAATALGNRLVKSADLACAAREASGMPGILGGVLILKDRLASWGEFELLAL; this is encoded by the coding sequence ATGAGCCCTTCCGAGCCGCGAGATTACCGTCTGAAGGCGAGGGCGAAGGGATTGACGTCCTTCGGTGTGGCGGTCAGGCAGACCGACCTCTGGGTGCAGGCGGAGAGCCCGCTCCCCGAGGAGACGCGCAGCCTCGTCCTGGAGGCGCGGCGTCAGATCGAGTCCCATATCTCGGAGCACCCGGAGTTTTTGGATGCCCTGCTGCCCCAGAAGGAAGACATGTTCGCCCCGCCGCTCGTCAAGGTCATGCTGAGGGCGGGGAGGGCGGCCGGGGTCGGCCCGATGGCGGCCGTGGCAGGCGCGGTCGCGCAATACGTGGGCGAAGGCCTCCTCGAGTTCAGTCCGCAGGTGATCGTGGAAAACGGCGGAGACATCTTTCTGGCAACGCAGCGGGATGCCACCGTCGCCATCTACGCCGGCAAATCGCCTCTGAGCGGGCGGGTGGGCATCAGGGTCCCATCCGAGCGGATGCCCCTGGGCGTATGCACCTCTTCGGGCAGCGTTGGACATTCCCTCAGCCTGGGGGAGAGCGACGCCGTCTGCATCGTGTGCCGATCGGCCGCCCTTGCCGATGCGGCTGCAACAGCCCTCGGAAACCGCCTGGTCAAATCGGCGGATCTGGCCTGCGCTGCGCGTGAGGCCTCCGGCATGCCCGGCATCCTTGGCGGAGTACTGATCCTGAAGGACCGGCTTGCCAGTTGGGGCGAGTTCGAGCTCCTGGCCCTATAA